The genomic stretch AGCCGCCCACCCCTTCCGCCCTTCACCGCCGAGACCGCGGCGCAAAAGGCGCGCATGGCAGAGGATGCCTGGAATTCGCGCGATCCCGCGCGGGTCGCGCTCGCCTATACGACCGACAGCCGCTGGCGCAACCGCGCCGAATTCCTGCAGGGCCGCGATGCCATCCAGGCTTTCCTGACGCGCAAATGGAGCCGCGAGCTCGACTACAGGCTGATCAAGGAGGTCTGGGCCTTCCACGGCAACCGCATCGCCGTGCGCTTTGCCTATGAATGGCGCGACGACAGCGGCTCCTGGTTCCGCAGCTATGGCAATGAGAACTGGGAATTCGACGAGCACGGGCTGATGCGCCTGCGCATCGCCAGCATCAACGACCTGCCGATCGCGGAAGCCGACCGCAAATACCATTGGCCGCTGGGACGCCGCCCGGATGATCACCCGACATTGTCGGCGCTCGGGCTCTAGCGCCATCCCCGCAAGGAGGTTTCGATGAACGCGCATGCTTTCACCAGCGATGTCGCCTTTACGCCGACCGTCAAGGCGATCCAGGCGCGCAAGGGCTCGCGCCAGTCCTACGCCCGCGTCGAGGAGCGCGGCGGCTGGCAAGCCGTCATCACGCCGGACCTTGCCGCCTTCATCGGGATGCAGACCAGCGTCTTCCTATCGACGGCCAATGGCGATGGCCAGCCCTACATCCAGCATCGCGGCGGTCCGGCCGGCTTTCTCAAGGTCTTAGACGAAAAGACGATCGGCTTTGCGGATTTTTCCGGCAACAGGCAGTTCATCACGCAAGGCAATCTGGCCGACAATCCACGCGCCTTCCTGTTCCTGATCGATTACATGCTGCGTCAGCGCATCAAGATCTGGGGCACGGCGCGCGTCGTCGAGAACGATGCCGAGCTGATGGCGAGGCTGATGCCTGGGGATTACAAGGCGCGGCCCGAACAGGTTATCCTGTTCACGATCTCGGCCTGGGATGCGAATTGCCCGCAACACATTCCGCAACGCTTCGAGGCGGCTGATGTGGCGGCAGCGCTTGGCGAGCGGGACAGGCGCATCCAACTGCTCGAGCAGGAGATCATGCAGCTGAAAGCCGCGTCGAAGGGGACCGACCAGGAATGATGATGGAACGGTGGCTCAGCCGCCGGCTGCGGTCTCGGCCAGCGCAATGCCGTCCGGAGTCGGTTTCACCGGCACGATGCCGCGCGCCAGCGCCAGCAGATATTTGGTGTATTCGGTGAACAGCACGCGCAACGCCCGCGGCTTTGTCAGCCAGCCGCCATTGTCGAGATTGGAATTGACCACCGGATAGGGTTCCAGCTTGGCGCGATGCAGCAGGCGGCCCATTTCCAGCAGGCTGCGCGGCATGTGGTAATTGTTGGTGACCAGGATCACCGTGCCATAGGCATGGCTTTCGACCCATTTGGCGCTTTCCTCGGCATTGCCGATCGTGTCGAGCGCGGCGCGGTCGATGTCGACGCAGCAGGAAAACAGGTTCTTGTCGCCGCCGGTCGCGGCCTGGAGCTGGCGGCGGCTGGCGGAAGGATGCACGCCGCTGATCAACAGCCGCTCGCCCTTGCCGGACGCCAGCAGATCCATCGCCGCATCGAGGCGCGACTGGCCGCCGGTCAGCACGATGATGGCATCGGCTTTCTCTGGATTGGCGGGTGTGGTCAGATGCGCGACCTTGTTGGCGAACCAGCCGAAGCCGCCGGCAAACAGCGTTGCGAGAACGAGGAGCGAGAGCGCGGATATC from Mesorhizobium sp. 113-3-3 encodes the following:
- a CDS encoding nuclear transport factor 2 family protein, whose amino-acid sequence is MSESRPPLPPFTAETAAQKARMAEDAWNSRDPARVALAYTTDSRWRNRAEFLQGRDAIQAFLTRKWSRELDYRLIKEVWAFHGNRIAVRFAYEWRDDSGSWFRSYGNENWEFDEHGLMRLRIASINDLPIAEADRKYHWPLGRRPDDHPTLSALGL
- a CDS encoding pyridoxamine 5'-phosphate oxidase family protein codes for the protein MNAHAFTSDVAFTPTVKAIQARKGSRQSYARVEERGGWQAVITPDLAAFIGMQTSVFLSTANGDGQPYIQHRGGPAGFLKVLDEKTIGFADFSGNRQFITQGNLADNPRAFLFLIDYMLRQRIKIWGTARVVENDAELMARLMPGDYKARPEQVILFTISAWDANCPQHIPQRFEAADVAAALGERDRRIQLLEQEIMQLKAASKGTDQE
- a CDS encoding YdcF family protein — its product is MAMDVRDSTGTAGQMPVVVARLRDHGGFSRLKTALRISALSLLVLATLFAGGFGWFANKVAHLTTPANPEKADAIIVLTGGQSRLDAAMDLLASGKGERLLISGVHPSASRRQLQAATGGDKNLFSCCVDIDRAALDTIGNAEESAKWVESHAYGTVILVTNNYHMPRSLLEMGRLLHRAKLEPYPVVNSNLDNGGWLTKPRALRVLFTEYTKYLLALARGIVPVKPTPDGIALAETAAGG